GGCCTCGGCCAGACGCCCGTAGGGGGTGTCCTCCGCCGGGCGCAGGACCTGACCGCCGGCGGCGGTTACCCGCCCGAGGGTGGCGTCGGCGTCCTCGGCCCAGAAGTAGACGTCCCAGCCGGTGTGGTGGTCGGCGGGCTGGTTGGAGGCGTCCATGATCCCCGCCACCGCGTTCCCGTCGATCATCAGCGTGCTGTACCGGAAGAACTCCTCGTCGGCGGCGGTGGCCACCTCGGCCCGGTGACGGCGGCGTAGAAGTCGAGGGACCGGCGGTACTCGCGGGTGTGCAACTCGAACCAGGACACGGCTCCGTCCTCGGTCC
This Acidimicrobiales bacterium DNA region includes the following protein-coding sequences:
- a CDS encoding VOC family protein, producing the protein MATAADEEFFRYSTLMIDGNAVAGIMDASNQPADHHTGWDVYFWAEDADATLGRVTAAGGQVLRPAEDTPYGRLAEAADPMGARFKVMAADDQMPAN